From Salvia splendens isolate huo1 chromosome 3, SspV2, whole genome shotgun sequence, a single genomic window includes:
- the LOC121793823 gene encoding uncharacterized protein LOC121793823 — MILRVTKDLEETMKTVILTPNSSVKSSTTTVGVGSRENSYYPGCKKDANCNCEMCIASFNATLDLMPQTAQRSSRTKLSVSRPKIRRSPVPFASSVDVSTPKSRSPTNSQQTRKGGFKYEGFLVRLLFGLILVFGLEFGFSWMISGVLKSQLLPELVENMAGNSWVHEDLNGKFMFLKNELEGFVGIRVSTCNSANSVWKITQDGLLLNSRCVLYKSMAEEVSIWGWPLQTAGLLTAEYYSRSFSIINGRVTEWSGGKAGYFVRTANSSWVQDKWSSSVVQFDPNTWLLEYRQSFLLQNARPVSATLKFLKLRLTRDFRKMSQEFWLQSASFGGRWEFRRRARLTTLAPT, encoded by the exons ATGATTCTTCGAGTAACCAAAGATCTCGAAGAAACCATGAAAACAGTGATTCTTACTCCAAACTCCTCGGTAAAATCCAGCACCACAACAGTCGGAGTCGGCAGCAGAGAAAATTCTTATTATCCGGGATGCAAAAAAGACGCGAATTGCAACTGCGAAATGTGTATTGCAAGCTTCAACGCCACTCTTGATTTGATGCCGCAGACTGCTCAGAGGAGTTCGCGCACAAAACTCTCCGTTTCAAGGCCCAAAATTCGGAGAAGCCCTGTCCCTTTCGCATCGTCAGTTGATGTCTCCACGCCAAAGTCGAGGAGCCCTACGAATTCTCAGCAAACGAGAAAAGGGGGATTCAAGTACGAGGGTTTCCTTGTTAGGTTACTTTTTGGCTTGATTTTGGTTTTCGGCTTGGAGTTCGGCTTTTCATGGATGATATCGGGAGTTTTGAAAAGTCAATTACTGCCGGAATTGGTGGAGAATATGGCTGGAAATTCATGGGTTCACGAGGATCTGAATGGGAAATTTATGTTCTTGAAGAATGAACTGGAAGGGTTTGTgggaattagggtttcaacCTGCAATTCTGCTAATTCTGTGTGGAAAATCACTCAG GATGGTTTGTTGCTGAATTCGCGGTGCGTGTTGTATAAATCAATGGCAGAGGAGGTAAGCATTTGGGGATGGCCATTGCAGACTGCTGGATTGCTTACTGCTGAATATTATTCAAGATCATTCAGCATTATAAATGGAAGAGTTACTGAG TGGTCTGGTGGCAAAGCCGGTTATTTTGTTCGGACCGCAAATAGTTCGTGGGTGCAAGACAAATGGAGTTCCTCTGTCGTACAGTTTGATCCTAACACGTGGCTTCTGGAGTACAGACAGAGCTTTCTCCTGCAAAACGCAAGACCGGTTTCTGCTACTCTCAAGTTCTTGAAGTTGAGGCTGACAAGAGATTTCAGAAAAATGAGCCAAGAATTCTGGCTACAATCTGCTAGTTTTGGTGGTCGTTGGGAGTTTAGAAGGCGGGCTAGACTAACCACTCTGGCACCTACTTAA